One Paenibacillus sp. FSL W8-0186 genomic window carries:
- a CDS encoding sialidase family protein — translation MDSALRPAHIFVEPSEQRFRDDYRRWQGIPSIEVTEKGRIFINFYSGQGAEVGGNIMVLCVSDDHGQTFRSGVAVVEHPDPECRIYDPNLWIDPFKRLWMTWTQARGFNDGRMGVWVSICEDPDAETLSWTPPRRIANGIMMNKPIVTSKQEWLFPCAIWCNTCGSTPSEDHGLQHEQFSNVYVSTDNGKTFQLRGHADVPNRSFDEHMIVEKQDGALWMLVRTFDGVGESISENGGYTWSPGRKSHIDGPCSRFHIRRLKSGRLLMINHYNFNERIDLEDIFNQGDVKKWKGRSHLTALLSEDDGKTWPYTLLLDERNEVSYPDAVEAADGYIYVTYDWERVTQREILMARFTEEDIIKGECSSPNAVLKKVVNKATGQPDVE, via the coding sequence ATGGATTCTGCACTGAGACCAGCTCATATTTTTGTAGAGCCTTCCGAACAAAGGTTCAGGGATGATTACAGACGTTGGCAAGGGATACCTTCCATTGAAGTCACAGAAAAAGGAAGAATTTTTATCAATTTTTACTCCGGACAAGGTGCAGAGGTTGGCGGGAATATCATGGTTTTATGTGTAAGCGATGACCATGGACAGACCTTTCGCTCAGGCGTTGCCGTTGTAGAGCACCCTGACCCGGAATGTCGCATCTATGATCCGAACTTGTGGATCGATCCTTTTAAAAGATTATGGATGACTTGGACTCAAGCCCGTGGATTTAATGACGGTAGAATGGGCGTGTGGGTTTCCATTTGCGAGGATCCGGACGCGGAAACCCTTAGCTGGACCCCGCCGCGTAGAATAGCCAATGGGATCATGATGAATAAGCCCATTGTTACATCAAAGCAAGAATGGCTATTTCCATGCGCTATATGGTGCAATACCTGCGGAAGTACGCCAAGTGAAGATCATGGGTTGCAGCACGAACAGTTTTCCAATGTTTATGTATCAACCGATAACGGGAAAACCTTTCAGCTACGAGGTCATGCGGATGTACCTAATCGGAGCTTCGATGAGCATATGATCGTAGAGAAACAGGATGGAGCCTTATGGATGCTTGTCAGAACCTTTGATGGAGTCGGGGAGAGCATTTCCGAGAATGGAGGGTATACCTGGTCTCCAGGCAGGAAGAGCCATATCGATGGACCGTGCTCACGCTTCCATATTCGCAGATTGAAATCAGGAAGACTGTTAATGATTAATCATTATAACTTTAATGAAAGAATTGACCTGGAGGATATATTTAATCAGGGAGATGTGAAAAAGTGGAAGGGCCGAAGTCACTTGACTGCTTTATTGAGTGAGGATGACGGGAAGACATGGCCGTATACCTTATTGCTTGATGAGCGCAACGAGGTATCTTATCCGGATGCCGTCGAGGCTGCGGATGGGTATATCTATGTGACTTATGATTGGGAACGTGTGACACAGCGGGAAATTTTGATGGCGCGTTTTACAGAGGAAGATATTATAAAGGGGGAATGCAGCTCTCCAAATGCTGTACTCAAAAAAGTGGTCAACAAAGCAACAGGACAGCCAGATGTCGAATAA
- a CDS encoding SDR family NAD(P)-dependent oxidoreductase, which yields MERGHFVITGTSKGIGEQLAALLLDLGHRVYGIARGASERLQSYGNYVHRTFDLNDITAIESLIEGIVNEVNINNSKIFCLINNAAMLEPLKPIDRCTATEIQQHLQISLAAPMALTSSFIRYTQDMDIRRKIINITSGSGTYPAPGMSAYCTAKAGINMFTQCVGAEQANHARPVEIIAVDPGMVETGLQAAARGKDEQDFGMGKYFKQAYEAGQVQPVESLGRHLLKIIENEFSPGRLVHYADMEP from the coding sequence ATGGAAAGAGGGCATTTTGTTATTACAGGAACATCCAAAGGAATTGGCGAGCAGTTGGCGGCCCTGCTGCTTGATCTTGGACACCGGGTATACGGCATTGCCCGGGGGGCTTCGGAACGGTTGCAAAGCTATGGGAATTACGTCCATCGCACGTTTGATTTGAACGATATTACAGCAATTGAATCCCTGATCGAAGGGATTGTTAATGAGGTAAATATAAATAACTCTAAAATATTTTGCCTGATTAATAATGCAGCCATGCTTGAACCGCTAAAGCCAATTGATCGTTGTACCGCTACGGAAATCCAGCAGCATCTGCAGATTAGCCTCGCTGCTCCTATGGCCTTGACCTCTAGCTTTATCCGGTATACCCAGGACATGGACATCAGAAGGAAAATCATCAATATTACCTCTGGCTCAGGCACGTATCCTGCTCCAGGCATGAGCGCATATTGTACGGCTAAAGCTGGGATCAACATGTTCACTCAATGTGTCGGAGCGGAGCAGGCGAATCATGCCCGCCCTGTGGAGATTATTGCCGTAGATCCGGGAATGGTCGAGACCGGACTGCAAGCAGCAGCCCGGGGTAAGGATGAGCAGGACTTCGGGATGGGCAAATACTTCAAGCAGGCCTACGAGGCCGGCCAAGTCCAGCCCGTGGAATCGCTCGGCAGGCACTTATTGAAAATCATCGAAAACGAATTTTCACCCGGAAGGCTTGTCCATTACGCGGATATGGAGCCCTAG
- a CDS encoding type II CAAX endopeptidase family protein: MNRMAGWKTKDAWSWREFVLLLLLEFVFVMAVVKYGAQRLYLSWLGNPLYSGMLTGLTIAIVLLAGLNYIALRPQRLTWAEIGLRRFPAKDWGRILIWILVLVVLSTGAMLLTNLFGNTVSNSKTESLQQNVTWFTVLLAVISAGVISPLYEELFYRGFMYRWLQARAGVGWGIMISSLIFTAAHYPTMNAMPVNFIAGVVLAWAYEKTGSVVPAMIIHGVTNTIAVLLTATG, encoded by the coding sequence ATGAACAGAATGGCTGGATGGAAAACAAAAGATGCATGGTCCTGGAGGGAATTCGTGCTTCTCCTGCTGCTTGAGTTCGTCTTCGTGATGGCTGTGGTGAAATACGGTGCACAGAGATTGTATTTGTCCTGGCTGGGCAACCCGCTATATTCAGGTATGCTTACCGGACTGACGATCGCGATCGTGCTGCTGGCAGGCTTGAACTATATTGCCCTGCGTCCGCAACGATTAACATGGGCGGAGATTGGGCTCCGCAGGTTCCCGGCGAAGGATTGGGGGCGGATTCTCATTTGGATTCTAGTCCTTGTCGTACTCAGCACAGGAGCGATGCTCTTAACCAACTTGTTTGGAAATACGGTAAGTAACAGCAAAACGGAAAGCCTTCAGCAAAATGTCACCTGGTTCACCGTACTCCTCGCGGTGATTTCTGCAGGGGTTATCTCCCCCTTGTATGAAGAGCTCTTTTATCGCGGCTTCATGTATCGCTGGCTGCAGGCACGAGCGGGAGTAGGCTGGGGAATAATGATCAGCTCGCTAATTTTTACGGCGGCGCATTATCCAACTATGAATGCGATGCCGGTTAACTTCATTGCAGGCGTCGTTCTGGCCTGGGCATATGAAAAGACGGGCTCGGTCGTGCCCGCCATGATTATCCACGGAGTAACCAACACCATCGCTGTCCTGCTTACGGCAACAGGATAG
- a CDS encoding MerR family transcriptional regulator has product MTRWTTGQVSKLRNISVRTLRYYDQIGLLTPSLRQDNGRRYYSEEDLFILEKIMLLKSLSLSLEDIQKVLGQLSLRDILIAHHHHLQEELASLQASIANTASLINMLDLEGTLPWERVSALVQNAQVGTKKWVDYFAEEEREFLRKALPALESGDRATQQYVSLLRRIEHCVKHAIAPESEEAYALACELIKLSDETFGGDAELMDRFWEVRKRPAEETGLYPVSPEVLDFVEQSISFALKKSEDH; this is encoded by the coding sequence ATGACTAGATGGACGACCGGACAAGTATCCAAATTGCGGAATATCTCGGTGCGCACGCTGCGCTACTATGATCAGATCGGGCTGCTGACGCCAAGCCTGAGGCAGGATAACGGCCGCCGTTACTATTCTGAAGAAGATTTGTTTATACTCGAAAAAATCATGCTGCTCAAATCGCTGTCCCTTTCGCTGGAGGACATTCAGAAGGTACTCGGCCAGCTTTCCTTGCGGGACATCCTGATCGCCCACCACCATCATTTGCAGGAGGAACTTGCTTCTTTACAGGCCAGCATTGCGAATACAGCTTCGCTCATAAATATGCTGGACTTGGAAGGGACTCTCCCTTGGGAACGAGTCTCCGCTCTGGTACAGAACGCACAGGTTGGCACGAAGAAATGGGTCGATTACTTTGCTGAGGAGGAGCGCGAGTTTTTGCGAAAGGCTTTGCCCGCTTTGGAGAGCGGAGACCGCGCCACCCAGCAGTACGTATCGCTGCTTCGGCGGATCGAGCATTGCGTGAAGCATGCCATTGCTCCGGAATCAGAGGAGGCTTACGCGCTGGCGTGTGAACTGATCAAGCTTTCGGACGAAACCTTTGGGGGAGACGCCGAGCTGATGGACCGGTTCTGGGAAGTGCGCAAACGGCCTGCTGAGGAAACCGGGCTGTATCCTGTGTCGCCAGAAGTTCTGGATTTTGTGGAGCAGTCTATATCATTTGCGCTGAAGAAGAGTGAAGATCATTGA
- a CDS encoding ABC transporter ATP-binding protein: MLRVEGLSHAFKNGGETTLVLQNINFHVRKGEMIALLGSSGSGKSTLLNLMAGLMKPTEGEIYIADHNIVKMNENKLAEFRRKHIGFIFQAYELLPNLTVRENIEMPLVFQSTRPSVRKQKALQLLEQVGIPDKAELFPSQLSGGQQQRVSIARSLITEPSVIFADEPTGNLDTKTEEEILAILKRLNQTMDTTFIIVTHEREVAQQTQKIITLRDGQLQTSQPAVDPQAEAEEVQA; encoded by the coding sequence TTGCTTCGTGTAGAGGGCTTGTCCCATGCTTTCAAGAATGGCGGCGAGACCACGCTTGTTCTGCAGAACATCAATTTTCATGTCCGCAAGGGCGAGATGATTGCGCTGCTGGGCAGCTCGGGCTCAGGAAAGTCGACCCTGCTCAATCTGATGGCGGGGCTGATGAAGCCGACCGAAGGCGAAATTTATATCGCCGATCATAACATTGTGAAGATGAACGAGAACAAGCTGGCCGAGTTCCGCCGTAAGCATATCGGTTTTATATTTCAAGCTTATGAGCTGCTGCCGAACCTGACGGTGCGTGAAAATATTGAGATGCCGCTTGTCTTTCAATCTACCCGCCCCTCCGTCCGCAAGCAAAAAGCGCTTCAGTTGCTCGAGCAGGTCGGCATCCCGGACAAGGCCGAACTGTTCCCGTCCCAGCTGTCGGGCGGACAGCAGCAGCGGGTCAGCATTGCCCGGTCGCTGATTACCGAGCCTTCGGTCATCTTCGCCGACGAGCCGACCGGGAATCTGGATACGAAGACGGAGGAAGAAATTTTGGCGATCCTCAAGCGGCTTAACCAGACGATGGACACCACCTTTATTATTGTCACGCATGAGCGCGAGGTGGCGCAGCAAACGCAGAAGATTATTACGCTGCGGGACGGGCAGCTCCAGACATCACAGCCGGCTGTAGATCCGCAAGCGGAAGCAGAGGAGGTACAGGCTTGA
- a CDS encoding ABC transporter permease: MRISDLTRLSWDQVRRRKVVTMLCAAGLSIGCAAIILAMSIGESTQQIVESELNSFLKMDEITVMPNSGAMPGQDNPDQVSEEANNRGLLTDQKLEVMRNMKHVTAVAPYQTFDHLGMTTADSKEGYVEVVATDLTRLKDFGETFGQGKADSVDINSVVLSYGATMGLMDEETRNKLYEAMERSGYDRNSQEQYRNMMVIPTAMYQTQIQLVKYDDNGKQLTSTPLQVVGVLKKPKGRSDISIAQDSKIYISIETAEQLRKELMPSSVQSSTPTYNSVKVKVDAEQNVKQVEEQLQRLTVSTQSNLLQKEQLEEQFAVFKAIAIGAGVFILIIASISIIVAMTMSTYQRRRQIGIMKVLGANLSQIRNMFIVEAALLGFLGGLLGIMFSYWIVWGINALILSLNSGESDISIFIPYTAIPVGLAFAIMTGIISGIYPAVSASRTDALTAIKRD; the protein is encoded by the coding sequence TTGAGAATCAGCGATCTGACAAGGCTGTCTTGGGATCAGGTGCGGCGGCGCAAAGTCGTGACCATGCTGTGCGCAGCCGGCTTGTCCATAGGCTGTGCCGCAATTATATTGGCGATGAGCATCGGCGAATCGACACAACAGATCGTCGAATCCGAGCTGAACAGCTTTCTGAAGATGGATGAGATTACGGTCATGCCCAATTCCGGCGCCATGCCGGGCCAGGACAACCCCGACCAGGTTAGCGAAGAGGCGAATAACCGCGGGCTGCTGACGGATCAGAAGCTCGAGGTTATGCGCAATATGAAGCATGTAACGGCAGTCGCGCCATATCAGACATTCGATCATTTGGGAATGACGACAGCGGACAGCAAGGAGGGCTACGTCGAAGTGGTTGCCACGGATCTGACCCGGCTTAAGGACTTTGGCGAGACCTTCGGGCAGGGTAAGGCCGACAGCGTTGATATCAATTCAGTTGTGCTCAGTTACGGGGCCACGATGGGCTTGATGGATGAGGAGACTAGAAACAAACTGTATGAAGCAATGGAACGTTCAGGATATGATCGCAATTCGCAGGAGCAATACCGCAATATGATGGTCATACCGACAGCCATGTACCAGACGCAAATTCAGCTCGTGAAGTATGACGACAATGGCAAACAGCTAACGAGCACTCCCTTGCAGGTCGTTGGCGTACTGAAGAAGCCCAAGGGCCGCAGCGATATTTCCATCGCTCAGGACAGCAAGATTTACATCTCGATCGAAACGGCCGAGCAGCTGCGAAAAGAGCTGATGCCTTCCTCGGTGCAAAGCAGTACTCCTACATACAACTCGGTTAAAGTGAAGGTGGATGCGGAGCAGAACGTAAAGCAGGTCGAGGAGCAGCTGCAGCGGCTTACCGTATCGACACAGTCGAATCTGCTGCAGAAAGAGCAGCTGGAGGAGCAATTCGCCGTGTTCAAGGCGATTGCGATCGGTGCGGGCGTCTTTATTTTGATCATCGCCTCGATCTCCATTATTGTCGCCATGACGATGTCGACCTATCAGCGCCGCCGGCAGATCGGCATTATGAAGGTGCTGGGGGCCAACCTGTCCCAGATCCGCAATATGTTCATTGTTGAAGCAGCCTTGCTCGGCTTCCTGGGAGGGCTGCTGGGCATTATGTTTTCCTACTGGATCGTATGGGGAATTAACGCACTCATTTTGTCATTGAATAGCGGGGAGTCGGATATATCGATTTTTATCCCGTATACAGCCATTCCGGTCGGATTGGCCTTTGCGATCATGACAGGCATTATATCGGGCATTTATCCGGCGGTCAGCGCATCGCGGACTGATGCTTTAACCGCGATCAAGCGGGATTAG
- a CDS encoding efflux RND transporter periplasmic adaptor subunit has translation MKKKIKWIIIAIILAGISYLLYSMSKPAQVADPGMESQAITFQATKETLVHTIRVKGKSLYEQETPVYAPFSSKVTEWKIEDGQQVKKDEVLFRLDQTELQNQITREEAELRKAELETQLQSFVAEFDTEMAGGELTDENRKKLLANRESARLTKELEDVRISIQRQELQQKKLKLKDSEFRAPAAGIFLFDSEAKKPQALSDNQYIGKIVDLNKLQFTALVGEQDVFRIKPDMNVKVTMSAMKDVPLTGTVKHVSKFAKTGTDQDSLNKAAQFEVTISLEPSEYLIAGLSLTGDIETNRKENVLALPSIAVMRDQTSAYVMLDKGSGQYERRDIKTGLETTDKTEVLEGLKEGDTVALQ, from the coding sequence GTGAAGAAAAAAATAAAATGGATCATTATCGCCATCATTCTTGCCGGAATCAGCTACTTGCTGTATTCCATGTCGAAGCCTGCCCAAGTCGCCGATCCGGGAATGGAGTCCCAAGCCATTACATTCCAGGCAACGAAAGAGACACTGGTTCACACGATACGGGTCAAGGGAAAATCGCTGTATGAGCAGGAGACGCCGGTCTATGCTCCGTTCAGCTCCAAAGTAACGGAATGGAAGATCGAGGACGGCCAGCAGGTCAAAAAAGACGAGGTGCTGTTCAGGCTGGATCAGACCGAGCTGCAGAACCAGATTACACGTGAGGAAGCGGAGCTTCGCAAAGCCGAGCTGGAAACCCAACTGCAGTCTTTTGTCGCAGAGTTCGACACCGAGATGGCAGGAGGCGAATTAACCGATGAGAACCGCAAAAAATTGCTCGCCAACCGGGAGAGTGCGCGGCTGACGAAGGAGCTGGAGGACGTACGCATTTCGATTCAGCGTCAGGAGCTGCAGCAGAAAAAGCTGAAGCTGAAGGATTCTGAATTCCGCGCTCCGGCTGCGGGCATTTTCCTGTTCGATTCGGAAGCGAAGAAGCCGCAAGCGCTTAGCGACAATCAATATATTGGCAAGATTGTCGATCTGAACAAGCTGCAATTTACGGCCCTTGTCGGGGAGCAGGACGTATTCCGGATCAAGCCGGATATGAATGTGAAAGTGACAATGAGCGCGATGAAGGATGTGCCGCTGACCGGAACTGTGAAGCATGTCTCCAAATTTGCCAAGACGGGAACCGACCAGGACAGCTTGAATAAAGCGGCTCAATTCGAGGTCACGATCTCTCTTGAACCAAGCGAGTATCTGATTGCCGGGCTATCGCTCACCGGCGATATCGAAACTAATCGCAAGGAAAATGTGTTGGCTCTTCCGTCGATCGCCGTCATGCGCGATCAGACCTCCGCCTATGTCATGCTGGATAAAGGATCGGGTCAATACGAACGCAGAGATATCAAGACAGGCCTGGAGACAACGGATAAAACCGAGGTGTTGGAAGGCTTGAAGGAAGGCGATACGGTCGCCCTGCAATAA
- a CDS encoding MBL fold metallo-hydrolase produces MTKHHRRGATLIQEVNRTEVPFGTLAIWFLGQESVIIKGDGVTVYVDPYVSDHLDLPRTYPAPITPEDIIGADLCLITHEHVDHMDAGTLPIFHRQNKEALVMAPACCKPDLIEMGVGASQILEADDSRSAELFSKIKITTIPAAHEELDKDAEGKPRYVGYVIELNGVTLYHAGDTVLFPELVERLSAIQPDVALLPINGADFFRRERGIVGNMNYREAAEFAVRIGAETVIPLHYDVFAGNAEKPGYFVDYLYEHFPEQKCHVMARGERYVYVKGSAFLR; encoded by the coding sequence ATGACTAAGCATCACAGACGAGGAGCAACATTGATTCAAGAGGTCAACCGCACCGAGGTTCCCTTCGGGACGCTGGCGATTTGGTTTCTTGGGCAAGAGAGCGTAATTATCAAGGGTGACGGAGTAACGGTGTATGTCGATCCTTATGTATCGGATCACCTGGATTTACCTCGTACTTACCCTGCGCCGATCACCCCTGAGGATATTATCGGGGCTGACCTTTGCTTGATTACGCATGAGCATGTAGATCATATGGATGCAGGCACGCTGCCTATTTTTCATCGGCAAAACAAAGAGGCGCTCGTCATGGCTCCAGCTTGCTGTAAACCGGACTTGATCGAAATGGGCGTAGGGGCATCACAGATTTTAGAGGCAGATGATAGCCGATCAGCCGAGCTATTCTCTAAAATCAAAATAACGACTATTCCCGCGGCCCACGAAGAGCTGGACAAGGATGCAGAAGGGAAGCCGCGCTACGTGGGATATGTCATCGAGTTGAATGGAGTTACGCTGTATCATGCCGGCGACACGGTGCTGTTCCCTGAATTGGTCGAGCGGTTGAGCGCAATTCAGCCAGATGTCGCCCTGCTTCCGATCAATGGAGCTGATTTTTTCCGCCGGGAACGGGGAATTGTCGGCAACATGAACTATAGGGAAGCGGCCGAGTTCGCGGTAAGAATCGGCGCAGAGACGGTTATTCCGCTGCATTATGACGTGTTTGCGGGGAATGCGGAGAAGCCCGGCTACTTCGTGGACTATCTCTATGAGCACTTCCCTGAGCAGAAATGCCATGTCATGGCTCGCGGTGAGCGGTATGTGTATGTGAAGGGCAGCGCCTTCCTTCGGTAG
- a CDS encoding YafY family protein, which yields MRADRLISILLLLQNHGRLTTRELAARLEVSERTIHRDMEALSASGIPVYAERGTSGGWVLSEGYRTDLTGMKPEEMQALLLAHSSSLLGDLGLGGVFEHAFQKMLAAFPERLRGEAERVRQRIHIDGAGWHQSADRLPDLPTIQEAVWQDRMLRFDYRREDSAVERIAEPLGLVAKSSIWYLVARVEGEMRTYRISRIRNAQVLEKSFQRPDSFDLALYWERSTEEFKANLPRYPARLRFQEAALPRLAQQRYLKLIHMMPAEQGWIEAAAEFNTLESACEILLGYGSLARVMEPLELRDRVLLEAEAMVELYRG from the coding sequence TTGCGGGCGGATCGGCTCATTTCGATATTGCTGTTATTGCAAAATCACGGACGGCTCACGACGCGGGAACTGGCGGCTAGGCTGGAGGTATCCGAGCGGACAATACACCGCGATATGGAGGCCCTAAGCGCCTCGGGAATTCCGGTGTATGCGGAACGGGGAACAAGCGGGGGCTGGGTATTGTCGGAGGGCTACCGCACTGATCTGACGGGAATGAAGCCCGAAGAGATGCAGGCGCTGCTCCTGGCTCATTCATCTTCACTCTTAGGAGACCTGGGACTTGGAGGCGTGTTTGAGCATGCTTTTCAGAAAATGCTGGCTGCATTTCCCGAACGGCTTCGAGGCGAAGCCGAAAGAGTGCGTCAGCGCATTCATATCGACGGTGCCGGCTGGCATCAGTCCGCCGATCGGCTGCCCGATTTGCCGACGATTCAGGAAGCGGTCTGGCAGGACCGCATGCTCCGCTTCGATTACCGGCGGGAAGATTCGGCCGTGGAGCGCATCGCCGAGCCGCTGGGGCTGGTCGCCAAGAGCAGTATCTGGTATCTTGTAGCCAGAGTGGAAGGGGAAATGCGCACTTACCGTATCTCCCGGATCAGGAATGCCCAAGTGCTGGAGAAATCTTTTCAGCGTCCCGATTCTTTTGACCTGGCACTATATTGGGAGCGCTCAACAGAAGAGTTCAAAGCGAATCTTCCGCGTTATCCCGCCCGGCTCAGATTTCAGGAAGCAGCTTTACCGCGCCTAGCCCAGCAGCGATATCTCAAGCTAATCCATATGATGCCCGCAGAACAAGGATGGATCGAAGCGGCTGCTGAGTTCAATACGCTGGAGTCGGCATGTGAAATTCTGCTTGGCTATGGATCGCTTGCCAGGGTAATGGAGCCACTGGAGCTGCGTGATCGAGTATTATTAGAAGCAGAGGCAATGGTTGAGCTGTACAGAGGGTAG
- a CDS encoding DMT family transporter, protein MSGRQRTGGAYEIFFILGIIAISFSAIFIRWSNAEASVVAMYRLLITNLILMPFAWRHRHEMLRLKPKQWGLLAASGLLLGLHFLLWMNSLRYTSVASSTVILTLQPVLVMLGSIWLFKERINRMMLLGMGIAVVGSILIGSGDFRLSGSALYGDILSLLGTLAISVNMLVGQHLRKDLAALPYNFWMFFMAACSLGCYNLAMGYPFTGYPMKEWGIFFLLSVVSTLFGHYLFNWLLKYMNATTVSMAILGEPICASLLALVLLGEMLTGLQLFSGLIIIAGVWVFMRHRQAR, encoded by the coding sequence ATGTCTGGCCGTCAACGTACCGGGGGCGCCTATGAAATCTTCTTTATCCTCGGCATCATTGCTATCTCTTTCTCGGCCATCTTTATTCGCTGGTCGAATGCGGAGGCATCCGTTGTTGCGATGTACCGCTTGCTTATTACCAATTTAATCCTGATGCCATTCGCCTGGCGACACAGGCATGAAATGCTGCGGCTGAAGCCGAAACAATGGGGACTGCTTGCCGCTTCGGGCCTACTGCTAGGGCTTCATTTTCTGCTGTGGATGAATTCGCTGCGGTATACCAGCGTGGCAAGCTCTACGGTCATCCTTACGCTGCAGCCCGTGCTCGTCATGCTCGGCTCCATCTGGCTATTCAAGGAGAGAATCAACCGAATGATGCTGCTCGGCATGGGCATAGCAGTGGTCGGCTCCATCCTCATTGGCTCGGGCGACTTTCGTCTGTCGGGATCAGCCCTGTACGGGGATATTCTCTCGCTGCTGGGCACGCTGGCGATCTCCGTTAATATGCTGGTCGGCCAGCACTTGCGCAAGGATCTGGCTGCCCTGCCGTATAATTTCTGGATGTTCTTCATGGCCGCTTGTTCCCTGGGCTGCTACAACCTTGCAATGGGTTATCCATTTACCGGTTATCCTATGAAAGAGTGGGGAATTTTCTTCCTATTATCCGTTGTGTCCACCCTGTTTGGCCACTACCTGTTTAACTGGCTGCTGAAGTATATGAATGCTACCACGGTTTCCATGGCCATTCTGGGCGAACCAATCTGCGCCTCCCTGCTCGCTCTGGTGCTCCTGGGTGAAATGCTGACTGGATTGCAGCTATTTTCCGGATTGATTATCATAGCCGGCGTCTGGGTCTTCATGCGCCATCGGCAAGCGAGGTGA
- a CDS encoding nitroreductase: MDVIEAIHTRRSIGKVKQDKIPVETIEQILEAGVWAPNHRHTEPWKFFVLRGKGREQLGQALADIMREGMENPDSPESQEALDKALAKAFRAPVIIAAAVTPTDKPGVIELEEYGAVFAAIQNMLLAAHSLGLGAVWRTGEPCYHRIVNEAFGLREQDKMLGFIYLGVSDMGELKGKREDFRSKTVWIGDEE, encoded by the coding sequence ATGGACGTAATAGAGGCTATTCATACGCGAAGAAGTATTGGAAAGGTCAAGCAGGATAAAATTCCTGTAGAGACGATCGAGCAAATTTTAGAGGCTGGAGTCTGGGCGCCGAATCATAGACACACCGAGCCGTGGAAATTTTTCGTGCTCAGAGGCAAGGGCCGGGAGCAGCTGGGCCAGGCGCTGGCCGACATCATGCGGGAGGGCATGGAGAATCCCGATTCGCCTGAGTCGCAGGAGGCGTTGGATAAAGCTCTGGCCAAGGCCTTTCGCGCCCCTGTCATCATTGCCGCAGCTGTAACTCCCACCGATAAGCCGGGCGTGATCGAGCTGGAGGAATACGGAGCCGTATTTGCCGCAATACAGAACATGCTGCTCGCGGCGCACAGTTTAGGGCTGGGAGCGGTATGGAGAACCGGCGAACCTTGTTACCACCGCATCGTGAACGAAGCCTTTGGTCTCCGAGAGCAGGATAAAATGCTGGGTTTCATTTATCTCGGCGTTTCCGATATGGGCGAGCTGAAAGGGAAAAGAGAGGACTTCCGCAGCAAAACCGTCTGGATCGGCGATGAAGAGTAG